A section of the Triplophysa dalaica isolate WHDGS20190420 chromosome 8, ASM1584641v1, whole genome shotgun sequence genome encodes:
- the si:dkey-11f4.20 gene encoding uncharacterized protein si:dkey-11f4.20 isoform X1: MSFSSENITVSFNTTMMQNVTILLFITVFFSGALGSKAECTYKAVGKKFVIPVNDAEEEIPPDSSLTWTHNETIVFLKKGSNIKTKTHNINTRGSLILEKLQIIHSGKYTATGFNKDGTSRKGSSLQLCVRDPVLEPTVTVKCEESGAVLTCGASNNTETTVLWIKNGNEMLNVPNTVLHVDSSDLKHRFSCNVRNEISNKTSKDVQPGCFHTGPTSEKSDEKNNNSNNDSSEKTYLFGLDLWWTLVLVSGVGIVMLIVVCLGCVCCQKKGRKAREEEEYRLTALVSSDQSDQTTERSERLAKSQRPLPPVPGPGPGTRCPPSPPYM, encoded by the exons GTGCTCTTGGAAGCAAAGCTGAGTGTACGTATAAAGCCGTGGGTAAAAAGTTTGTGATTCCTGTGAATGATGCTGAAGAAGAAATACCTCCTGACAGCAGCTTGACCTGGACTCATAATGAgacaatagtttttttaaagaagggttcaaatataaaaacaaaaacacacaacataaacaccAGAGGATCTCTGATACTGGAGAAGCTACAGATCATTCACTCTGGAAAATACACGGCTACAGGCTTCAATAAAGATGGAACATCACGAAAGGGATCATCCCTACAGCTGTGTGTGcgag ATCCAGTGCTTGAGCCTACAGTCACAGTAAAGTGTGAAGAAAGCGGAGCCGTTCTCACCTGTGGAGCTTCAAACAACACTGAGACCACTGTTCTCTGGATTAAGAACGgaaatgaaatgttaaatgtgccaAATACAGTTTTACACGTCGACTCGTCCGATCTCAAACATCGATTCTCATGTAACGTGAGAAATGAGATCAGTAATAAGACATCAAAAGATGTTCAACCAGGGTGCTTTCACACAG GTCCAACCAGTGAGAAAAGTGATGAGAAAAACAATAACAGCAACAATG ATTCTTCTGAAAAGACATATTTGTTTGGATTGGATTTGTGGTGGACGTTGGTGCTTGTGTCAGGAGTAGGAATTGTGATGCTCATCGTCGTCTGCTTAGGCTGTGTTTGCTGTCAAAAAAAGGGCAGAAAAGCAAGAG aagaAGAAGAGTACCGGCTCACTGCTCTAGTGTCGTCGGATCAATCGGATCAGACAACTGAAAGATCTGAAAGATTAGCTAAAAGCCAGCGTCCTCTTCCACCCGTCCCCGGCCCCGGCCCCGGCACTCGCTGTCCTCCATCTCCCCCCTACATGTGA
- the si:dkey-11f4.20 gene encoding uncharacterized protein si:dkey-11f4.20 isoform X2 gives MSFSSENITVSFNTTMMQNVTILLFITVFFSGALGSKAECTYKAVGKKFVIPVNDAEEEIPPDSSLTWTHNETIVFLKKGSNIKTKTHNINTRGSLILEKLQIIHSGKYTATGFNKDGTSRKGSSLQLCVRDPVLEPTVTVKCEESGAVLTCGASNNTETTVLWIKNGNEMLNVPNTVLHVDSSDLKHRFSCNVRNEISNKTSKDVQPGCFHTDSSEKTYLFGLDLWWTLVLVSGVGIVMLIVVCLGCVCCQKKGRKAREEEEYRLTALVSSDQSDQTTERSERLAKSQRPLPPVPGPGPGTRCPPSPPYM, from the exons GTGCTCTTGGAAGCAAAGCTGAGTGTACGTATAAAGCCGTGGGTAAAAAGTTTGTGATTCCTGTGAATGATGCTGAAGAAGAAATACCTCCTGACAGCAGCTTGACCTGGACTCATAATGAgacaatagtttttttaaagaagggttcaaatataaaaacaaaaacacacaacataaacaccAGAGGATCTCTGATACTGGAGAAGCTACAGATCATTCACTCTGGAAAATACACGGCTACAGGCTTCAATAAAGATGGAACATCACGAAAGGGATCATCCCTACAGCTGTGTGTGcgag ATCCAGTGCTTGAGCCTACAGTCACAGTAAAGTGTGAAGAAAGCGGAGCCGTTCTCACCTGTGGAGCTTCAAACAACACTGAGACCACTGTTCTCTGGATTAAGAACGgaaatgaaatgttaaatgtgccaAATACAGTTTTACACGTCGACTCGTCCGATCTCAAACATCGATTCTCATGTAACGTGAGAAATGAGATCAGTAATAAGACATCAAAAGATGTTCAACCAGGGTGCTTTCACACAG ATTCTTCTGAAAAGACATATTTGTTTGGATTGGATTTGTGGTGGACGTTGGTGCTTGTGTCAGGAGTAGGAATTGTGATGCTCATCGTCGTCTGCTTAGGCTGTGTTTGCTGTCAAAAAAAGGGCAGAAAAGCAAGAG aagaAGAAGAGTACCGGCTCACTGCTCTAGTGTCGTCGGATCAATCGGATCAGACAACTGAAAGATCTGAAAGATTAGCTAAAAGCCAGCGTCCTCTTCCACCCGTCCCCGGCCCCGGCCCCGGCACTCGCTGTCCTCCATCTCCCCCCTACATGTGA